TGTATTATGCATGTTATGAAAAGCGAGCTCTCCTGCTTTGCATGCGGTGCACGCAACCAAAGCGCAACATTTTGTATATCATGTAAAAATAAATTTCCTTTCCTGACTCGTATTGTTGCGGGAAGTTTTTATCACGACCCGATTATAAAAGAAAGCATCGCCCGTTTTAAATACGCAAGTGAACACGCACTGAAAAGTCCGCTTAGTACGGTAATGGTACCACCTTTTAAAAAAGTACTGCAAGGAATTAATCGGGAAGAACGCGCACGTATATATATTACTCCTATTCCTCTTTTCAAAAAACGTATGCGTATGCGCGGATACAATCAAGCGGAACTTCTTGCCAAGGAAATTGCGAGCGTAACCCATATTCCCCTTCTCCCGCACGCAACATTGCAACGCATTCACAATACGAAACCGCAGGCGTCTCTTTCGAAAGACGATCGAAAGGAAAACGTAAAAGATGCTTTTACCGTCTCATACTCCCCCTCTATAACAAAATCTACCATTGTACTGGTAGATGATGTTGCAACCACAGGAAACACACTTATAGAAGCGGCTCGCATTCTTAAACAAAACGGCGCAAAAGAAGTGTGGGGACTTGTTGTGGCAAAGGGGTAAAACCTTACTGCTCTTCAAATCCCGAATTACTCGCCCGCAAAACAAACGGAATATTAACTGAAATTTTACAAAAGAAAAAACATAAAAAGAACCTATGTCAAAACAGACCTTATTACATGCACAAACTTCTCCCGCGCACGAGTATCCTCATACATTCGTTTTCGAAGGGCGCGTGAAATTTCAATTTGTACACCACGCCCCGTACGACCCCGATTACATATATTCTCCTGTTCCTTACCGGCAAGTTCTTCCCGCGGATCCAAAACCCGATAACCGTTTCGTGTTAGATAATGTTTTGCATTATGTTTCATTTCTTCATCCAACCCGCCTAGCATAATATATTCCGTTTCCCTATTCCGTTCGCCATGCAAGGAAATAACCGTATCCACTTCTGATGCAAGCTTAAGCGCATCCGGCTCGTCGAATTTTGTACTCGGCACCCGAAGGGCGGACGCCGCGGCATTAAATATATAAAGAGAATGTTCATTACCGGCAATTTCACGGGCAAGCGTGTCGGTACCAAGGTCAATTACGCCGCCATGAACGGCAAATATACCGAAACAAAAAGAGGCGCGCTTTACCGTTATAACGTAATCACTTCCATGCGCTTTGATAACATCACTAACATAAGAAGACACAGGATTATTCCTGCGCGTTTTCATCGGGCTGATGAATGCCGAAAGTATTTCCTTCCGTATCGAGAAAATATCCCTGCCACGCCATATGCGGTATGGCAAACTTAGGCATAGCGACTCTCCCGCCAGCGGCTTCAATTCTCGCGGCAACCGTATCAAAATCATCCACATCAACCGTACAGACAAATGCGTTTGCGCCCTGCATGGCATCCGGCGCGCTTGTCGGACGTTTTAATAAACCTCCGTTAATTCCCAATTCTTTACTGTCTTTTTCCGCCGTCATTACCATCCAATATTCCATAGATCCTCCTTCCCATTTTTCTATCTTCCATGCAAAAACATCCCGATAAAACGTCGCCGCCCGCTCAAGATTATCTGCTTGTATTTCGAAATGCACAACTCTATTCATATATTTTATTATTATCTTATTATATTTTCCGTGCCGGCATCCTTATTGTCACCTTTATTATTCATATGATCATGCTAGCACTTTTTATTAAAAATGAATACTAACAATAGAATATTAACCTTTGACAGGTACGCCAGAATTCAGACAAACTTTGGAAGAAGGCGCTTTTTTCATGAACGCGCACAAGAACACACGGTAATGGGGACTGGCCCATTATCTTTTTACTTTCGTGTTTATTCATAAAGATAAAATTTAGCTTTTTGATATTTCAGGATCTCTATAAGAGTAAGATAACCTATTGTATTCATCCGTGGGATAAGAACAAATACCTTTGTCTTGCCAAAGTAGGAATTCAGAAATGCCAGCATCAAGTGCAAACCTGCTACATACCGTGCAATATGGCTCTTCTGATTTTTTTATATTTCCATCCTTATCAACTCGAGTGAAATACAGTTGAGAACCTTTTGGTTTATCAGAATTTTGTTTTATGGCATCAAGAATAGCCCTCCATTCCGCGTGCATGCAACATGTGTGATCATACTTGGGTTTTCCTGAAAAATCGTATTCGTCCAAGCAAGTACGATTCTTCTCATCATCAAGCGGAGGAGCGTTATATCCGCGGCCGATTATCTCTCCATCCTTCACGATAACCGTCCCACACTTTGCTTTGAGACAAAGAGCCTTCTCAGCGATTTTAGCCGCCTCATTCATCCATTCGATTGCTTGTTGTTCCTCTGTGTTTTGTAAATATTTCATCGGTTCGAATCCTTCTAGGGTTCACCCATTTTATCACTTTTAAGTTTTGAAATATACCGCAAAATAAGGGAATTTTGACTACTGTTTTCAAAACTACTGGCAGAGAGAGCTGGACGACGTTCGTACCTAAAACATCAAGACTATTGAAAAGCTCGTCGTACGCTTCATTTGCGAAGAAATTTCCCTGGGAATGTGCGACGGCCACTACTTTTCTCCCTCTGAGAAGAAGCTCTGTATTGTATAATGAATATGTTCGCCCAAATCAACAGAGGTAATATATGAGTCAAGGATAATTTGAGCAAAAGTGTCGATAACGATTTGTGTGAATGTGTCTAAGGCAGAAGTACCTCTCAACAGGATCCAAAAAATTGATGGATCTATTCCTAGCTTCTGAAGGGTAGACTCAAATAGATCTAGAAAAAGATTTTGATTCGTGTTGTAGACTACCTTGAACTCTATGCATCCTAATGGAACAGGGTTTCCTGGCAATTTTTCAAATTCTTCTTCCAACCTCATTCGTGAAAATTCTGCCTTTCCGTCATCACTAAGTATACCATTAATATAAAATACCGTGATTTCAGGTGTACCGATGGGACAGTCTGCGGCTAAAACTGTATCGGACATCAATACTGACAATATAATAACCAGTGCGGTAGCGTACTTAGTTGGCTTCAAGATCAATTCTCCAGAGCGTCTGGATCAAAGTTGCAGGCAAACTTTCGCTCATCTTTCGGCACGCCAGAAAAACCCTGCCCGCTAATTTGTCCTAGGTAGGCAATATATGCTCTGCCCCTTTTCTCAGTATTCATCGCGGGACTTAGCAACTCATCATAAATATTTTCTGCATCATCGATACCATTGGTATACACCAAACATGCGATGGCCTTGTTCTTTTCTATCGCATGGGTGATCGACATTTCCTCACTATCAGCATCAAGCAGCGCATCCTGAATCGATAAGGCGAGCTGTGTAAGGGCTGCCCGTGTCTTCTCTGAATCCAGATAGGTTAAAGCAATATACCGCTGAATATCATCCCGCACCCCATCTCCATCAGAATCGATACCTTCCAAGGTCACCTTCCCTGCTTCCCCCGGATCGGGTGGGAGAAGTCCTAAGTCAGATTCACACCCATCCACCCTCTCCCCATTCACACAGGTATCCGTACCATCCTGGGCTTTGATGAAATCCGTATCTTCTCCGCCGTCTATTATGTTATCTCCCTCTTCTCCGTCTATGGTGTCATTGCCAGGGCCACCTTCGATAGTGTCATTTCCCATTCCCCCACAGATCGTGTCATTCCCGCCATGACCTTTAATAAGGTCATCTCCTCCCAAGCCCACGATCACGTCATCTTCGGATGTTCCTTCAAGGACATCTCTGTTTTCTGTTCCTACGATTGTGGCGGGAAGTCCGAGGCAGGTGTGTTGTTCTGAAAAGGAGGTGGCGACGTAGAGGAATGTTCCGATCAGGAAGATCCCCACGGTTGTTAACATGGAAACGGTAAGCTTCTTGCTTTGGGACATAGGCCATTCTTTTTGTCTGAACAACAGCTTGGCTGTGAAGAGCAAGATGACAATGCTCAAAGTCCCGAGGAAAAGTAAAGAGAGGGGTTCTTGGAGGAGGTCTTTCATACCACGTTATCGTACCATGGGATGAATATTTCGGTAAGGAGTTGATTTATCTAGATAATTTACAATATCCTATTTGACAGTTTATCCGACCAGTTCGTACGCTGAAGACATTGTCCGCTAACACATATCATCTATGGAAAACGCGTCCGCGAAAAACCCACCAACGCATGAGGTCTATCACGTCAGGGATATCCAGGAACAAGAAGGTTCCCAAAAAAGCGGCTTTGAGTTATAATTTGCTGCCCAAAAAGGAAATCTTAATAAAATCAATTGGTTAGCAAGAAATTGGTAAAACTCGAACTTTGAATAAGGGGGTAGAGGAACCCTAACAACAAACCAAAGAGAGATGAACTATATAAGCTGATAAAAGAACTGTAAACCAAACAGCAATACGTATATAAATATTAATTTTATCATCGCTCAACCAAAGCAAACGTCTTTCTGGAAAAAACTTACGGAACAAACCAAATGAAATGAATGAAATACTAATTGCTAATAAAATCAGTTTTCCCTCTTCAGACGATTGTCTTAATAATGATAAAAGGAATCCTCCCAAAAGGAGAAGTACAATCCAATCTACATTCGACGTTAGAATACTATACATAGAATAACTGTATCATGAAGATAATATACTAGAAAACATCAATAATTTATTTACGATGTTTTATGGCGCTGTCTGGATAATGTAATCCAACATTTGCTGCCAAACGCGCGAGTCATTATCGATATTTGTGTGTGGGTTGCAAGCGGGGTCATCTGCTTCATCTGGCCCTTGGGGATCCGGGATTGGTTCGTTTGTTACCTCAGTAACATTAGGATTCTTTGCTTTGATCTCCGACTTACCAGTAAGAGAAATAAGGGGGTTTGGATTGTGCTTTTGTAAGCTTTTATCCACCTGCCTTTGCTTTTTCTTCTGTTGACAGAGAGATAGATTCGGGGTATGGCCCATGGTGGTAGCGGCGAGCGGTGTAGGTGAGTTTTACAAGCTCTTTGTTCGGGGGTACCGATGCAGGTCATCTTCGGGTACAAGTCTGGTGCTTTTCAGGCAAATTTAAGCTTTTCATTCTGTAAGTATGTTAATATTGAGAAAGCCTTTAGTTATTGTTTTCAAAGCACTTTCCCTTATAATAGACATACGCTGGTGCAAAGGTTGTTTTATAGGCTTAATTAATGATTAGTATGTAATGAAAAAATTTCTTAAGCCCACATGGATTATATTTGTTATCCTGTTTATTCTAAATATCCCACTTTATTTTTTGGCTGCGATACAAGATTGGTTGTCCTTATGGTATGCCAATATTCTCCAATGGTTATGGTTGTACGCCCTATTTGGTGAAATCGGTTTTGATGTAACTAGTAGCTATATATGGCCAAATTTTCTTGGATGGACGTTAATCATTTTAGGCAGTTTAATTACATTAATAATCTATTATGTTATTGCGTCAGTTATTTCAAAATACTATAACCGACAAGAAAATTCGGGCTCCTGACTTGAGTTCGAAGCTAACCAGACTCTCAAGGGAGATGAGGAGGTAAATGAAGTGTTTAAGGATAATGGGGACTGACCCCATTATCCAAATTTCACCTCGCCGGGGCTTTCCTACGGTAAAAAGCTCACTAATAGCCAAG
This window of the Candidatus Ryanbacteria bacterium CG10_big_fil_rev_8_21_14_0_10_43_42 genome carries:
- a CDS encoding glyoxalase produces the protein MNRVVHFEIQADNLERAATFYRDVFAWKIEKWEGGSMEYWMVMTAEKDSKELGINGGLLKRPTSAPDAMQGANAFVCTVDVDDFDTVAARIEAAGGRVAMPKFAIPHMAWQGYFLDTEGNTFGIHQPDENAQE